A portion of the Thermovirga sp. genome contains these proteins:
- the purE gene encoding 5-(carboxyamino)imidazole ribonucleotide mutase — translation MAEPVAGIVLGSVSDLELGIKVKEVFEALGISFEVTVASAHRTPDDAVNYARNARARGLKTIIAVAGLSAALPGVLAAHTTLPVIGVPAPAGSLGGMDALLAMAQMPPGVPVGTMGIASARNAALFAARIIALYDEQVHEKVLEDAADAKGKVIESRSEIRDLPSPPPSAFKGM, via the coding sequence TTGGCAGAACCGGTTGCAGGAATAGTACTTGGCTCTGTTTCGGACCTCGAGCTCGGGATCAAGGTCAAGGAAGTCTTCGAGGCGCTCGGGATATCCTTCGAGGTGACGGTGGCTTCAGCCCACCGTACTCCCGACGATGCCGTCAATTACGCAAGGAACGCGAGGGCGAGAGGTCTCAAGACCATCATCGCCGTGGCGGGACTTTCGGCCGCCCTTCCCGGGGTACTGGCCGCCCATACAACTCTTCCTGTCATCGGAGTCCCCGCTCCGGCAGGAAGCTTGGGAGGGATGGACGCGCTGCTAGCGATGGCCCAGATGCCGCCGGGCGTTCCCGTAGGCACCATGGGTATAGCCTCGGCCAGAAATGCAGCGCTTTTCGCAGCCAGGATAATAGCCCTCTACGATGAACAGGTTCATGAAAAGGTCTTGGAAGACGCGGCAGATGCCAAAGGGAAAGTAATAGAGTCAAGATCGGAAATCCGCGATCTGCCCTCGCCTCCCCCGTCAGCGTTCAAAGGGATGTAG